A genomic segment from Burkholderia plantarii encodes:
- a CDS encoding Crp/Fnr family transcriptional regulator — translation MHLPLPHAQNNLLAALPESERVQLMPHLTLVDMPLGKVLHESGGLLHHVYFPTTSIISLLYVMENGSSAEIAIVGHEGMIGVSLFMGGETTPSQAIVQSAGQAYRLEASILKAEFRRGNAMQRLLLRYTQALITQMAQTAVCNRHHSIDQQLCRWLLLSLDRLPSNQLKMTQELIANMLGVRRSGVTEAALKLQDAGLIRYNYGHIEVLDRPGLEKRVCECYGVVKREFDRLLPDLHRL, via the coding sequence ATGCATCTCCCCCTCCCTCACGCCCAGAACAACCTGCTGGCCGCCCTGCCGGAATCCGAGCGCGTCCAGCTCATGCCCCACCTGACGCTCGTGGACATGCCGTTGGGCAAGGTGCTCCACGAATCGGGGGGCCTGCTTCACCACGTCTACTTCCCGACCACCTCGATCATTTCGCTGCTGTACGTGATGGAAAACGGCTCTTCCGCGGAGATCGCCATCGTCGGCCACGAGGGCATGATCGGCGTGTCGCTGTTCATGGGCGGGGAAACCACGCCGAGCCAGGCCATCGTGCAAAGCGCGGGGCAGGCCTATCGCCTCGAAGCGAGTATCCTGAAGGCGGAGTTCCGGCGCGGCAATGCAATGCAGCGTCTGTTGCTGCGCTATACCCAGGCACTGATCACGCAGATGGCGCAGACCGCCGTCTGCAACCGCCATCACTCGATCGATCAGCAACTGTGCCGCTGGCTGCTGCTCAGTCTCGATCGCCTGCCGTCGAACCAGTTGAAGATGACCCAGGAGTTGATCGCCAACATGTTGGGCGTGCGCCGGTCGGGCGTCACGGAAGCGGCGTTGAAGCTGCAGGACGCCGGCCTGATCCGCTACAACTACGGCCATATCGAGGTCCTGGATCGGCCGGGGCTCGAGAAGCGCGTCTGCGAATGCTACGGCGTGGTCAAACGCGAATTCGACCGTTTGCTGCCCGATCTGCATCGTCTGTAG
- a CDS encoding GH36-type glycosyl hydrolase domain-containing protein, producing the protein MLRGHFAGGKGSPWDNTLPIREEFFGEERLAQHAESLALAQQVAPRRAFGPSLARRLKDNADHLLKAYRNTAVSDALGEQIMPAAEWLLDNYYVVAEQVREVRDDLSPRYYRQLPKLGGGPFAGYPRVLGISWAFVAHTDSRFDPDLLCRFMLAYQAVEPLTIGELWAVGITLRIVLIENLRRLADQITGERQARLDANALADRLLGEGGQARQPSGPLMSRYEYAVSHDAFAVQLIQRLHDHDPAIAPVLSWLHRQLAARGTTPELIVAAVNHEQGAASLTVRNVITSLRLISDVDWTELFERISPVDQVLRNHPGFVQMDFPTRNRYRDAVETLARGSRVSEQEIACRVVADAQAWGARRASDGTGAPIREADPGYHLLAGGRAALEASIGYRAPVALWWQRLTRRTGLGGYLGRIGLFAAVLLAAILAWLARVGTPGPWLVGLGVAGLLPVLDVAVALVNRGVMRDIGASPLPGLDLLDGIPPELRTMVAVPMLLSSEAALAEQIEHLEIHHLASPGGALHFALLSDWVDAPVQRLARDDALLASAMAGIDRLNQRHPAAPGEAPRFLLLHRERVWNAGERCWMGWERKRGKLHELNRLLRGASDTSFLARPGRPPVVPGEVRYVITLDADTRLLRDTVRRLIGKMAHPLNRPVFDRASQRIIEGYGVLQPRVSASLASGDEGSLFQRVSSSAHGIDPYTSAVSDLYQDLFDEGSYAGKGIYDIDAFEAALAGRVPDNTVLSHDLFEGIFARAGLASDIEVVEAFPSRYDVAAARLHRWARGDWQLLPWLVFGRGPLPAVGRWKMLDNLRRTLTEPAWLLALLVGWLLPSTRASLAWSAFVLATIALPLLLPALSALLPNWRRAQVKLTARSLFREWAVQWGFAGLRFGLSLIMLPQKAWSMGDAIARTLFRVGISRRHLLEWTTAAEASARERPTPGSTYLRMRGGVALSLLGTAAVLAASWRLDRPAGWLVVPFAAAWLAAPALAYWLSRAPRSAGDLAVAPDDARQLRLDARRTWRYFERFVTADDQMLPPDNFQEDPKPVVAHRTSPTNLGLYLLSTVSAREFGWLGTQAAVSRLEATLATMERLARHRGHFYNWYDTRNLQPLEPRYVSSVDSGNLAGHLIALGNGCRAWANQAHGAGRQAVCAGIGDTLALLREALGRGGEVRGILRGEFEQAADELADALVVAGAAANGEEGMAELHASPAWSTILTRVAAVADVARALMDEAAWIGRDEVDDVLFWAQALEHAVQGHDRDAANTPGEAAALAGRLHALADVALRMAYAMEFGFLLDPVRKLLSIGYAVADGRLDPGNYDLLASEARLASFVAIAKGDVPVRHWFRLGRLATPVGQGAAMISWSGSMFEYLMPSLVMRAPASSLMARTNQLVVRRQIAYGDGLRLPWGMSESAYNARDIELTYQYSSFGVPELGLKRDLAQHRVVAPYASALAAMVAPRAAARNFERLRAAGAGGRYGFYEALDYTPSRVPEGLPLAVVYAFMAHHQGMTIVSIANALLAGRIRAFFHAEPAVRATELLLQERVPSRVAAVRPRVDAGFAGRVRGSARTVARRMQSADDPAPVTHLLSNGRYAVMLTSAGSGYSRRDDLAVTRWHEDATRDDWGSYLYLRDLDSGAVWSAGWQPTGAVPDSYDVSFTEDRAEFVRRDGSLTTTLEVVVSAEDDAEVRRISLANTGTQARVVEITSYAEIVLAPSAADHAHPAFSKLFVETEYLPAVGAILATRRQRSPNEPQVWAAHLTVGAGEPLGAGQFETDRMRFIGRGRSVRQPLALAEPRALGGTAGTVLDAVFSLRRRLRIEPGAKASLAYWTLVADSREQLLDLIDKYRDGESFARAAMLAWTQAQVQLRHSAVSLDEAALFQQLAGCMLYSDPLMRPNSATLLRHASAAAAAGGVGAAPLWAHGVSGDLPILLVRIDDIEHIAMVRQLIRAHEYWHIKRLAVDLVIINERAASYVQDLQAALEGLVRNRPSPGQAGRGAVFVLRADLMAAAARSQFPVVARAVFAARNGRLVDQLRRLTGAPLPGRPDLARAAEPPRAQPAPRGAQPGADLEYFNGIGGFARDGREYAVILQPGQSTPMPWVNVVANPACGFLVSAEGGGHTWVTNSREHPLTPWSNDPVTDPPGEAFYVRDDETGMRWGPRASPIRDDTPDEALYLANHGQGYSRFSHGAAGIAVELLQFVPLADPVKISRLSLRNLSGRPRRLSVAAYVEWALGASRGAAAPHVVTELDAVTGAVFARNDWSQAYRGRVAFADLGGLQTSWTADRREFVGRNGALGDPAGFPGSAGAAAPLSGRVGAALDPCAALLTTIDLAPGETAEIVMLLGEGSDVAAARQLIGQYRQADLDAVLAEVTAFWDETLGAIRIETPDRAMDLMLNRWLLYQTLSSRIWARAGFYQASGAYGLRDQLQDGMALAVARPALTREHLLRAAARQFPDGDLQHWWLPESGSGVRTRISDDRVWLAYTAAHYVEVSGDLAVLDVAIPFLEGRPLAAGESDAFFIPGVSETTASLFEHCARALEQSLALFGAHGLPLIGTGDWNDGMNRVGEAGRGESVWLGWFLHATLGAFAPLAAARGESERARRWGARADALREALDDAGWDGGWYRRGYFDDGTPLGSAGAAGCAIDSIAQSWSVLSGAADPARAAQAMAALDAQLIRDDEGLALLFTPPFDRAQVDPGYIRGYPPGIRENGGQYTHAASWSVLAFARLGDGERAASLFALLNPVHRSRTRSGANRYRVEPYVVAADIYSVAPHVGRGGWTWYTGSAGWLYRAGIEGLLGLRKQGDMLTLRPCIPRSWPGFSATLRHGAAHYDIVIDNSASVATGVARIVVDGVALESGVTTLRMVDDGRRHPVHVTLGHAQPVLP; encoded by the coding sequence GTGTTGAGAGGTCATTTTGCAGGTGGCAAGGGTTCGCCCTGGGACAATACCCTGCCGATTCGCGAAGAATTCTTCGGCGAGGAGCGGCTGGCGCAGCATGCGGAGAGCCTCGCGCTCGCCCAACAGGTGGCGCCCCGTCGGGCGTTCGGCCCGTCCCTGGCCCGGCGCCTGAAGGACAACGCGGATCACCTGCTGAAGGCCTACCGGAACACGGCGGTGTCGGACGCGCTCGGCGAGCAGATCATGCCGGCCGCGGAGTGGCTGCTCGACAACTACTACGTGGTCGCGGAGCAGGTGCGCGAGGTTCGCGATGATCTCTCCCCGCGTTACTACCGGCAGCTGCCCAAACTCGGCGGCGGTCCGTTCGCCGGCTATCCGCGCGTGCTCGGCATAAGCTGGGCGTTCGTCGCGCATACCGACAGCCGCTTCGATCCAGACCTGCTGTGCCGCTTCATGCTGGCCTATCAGGCAGTGGAGCCGCTGACCATCGGCGAGCTGTGGGCGGTGGGCATCACCCTGCGGATCGTCCTGATCGAGAACCTGCGGCGGCTCGCGGACCAGATCACGGGCGAACGGCAGGCGCGGCTCGATGCCAATGCGCTGGCTGATCGTCTGCTCGGGGAAGGCGGACAGGCCCGGCAGCCGTCCGGCCCGCTGATGTCCCGTTACGAATACGCGGTGTCGCACGATGCGTTCGCGGTGCAGTTGATTCAGCGGCTGCACGATCACGACCCGGCCATCGCCCCCGTGCTGTCGTGGCTGCACCGGCAGCTGGCGGCGCGCGGGACGACGCCGGAGCTGATCGTGGCCGCCGTCAACCACGAGCAGGGCGCGGCCAGCCTGACCGTGCGCAACGTGATCACCAGCCTGCGCCTGATCTCGGACGTCGACTGGACCGAACTGTTCGAGCGCATCAGCCCGGTCGACCAGGTGCTGCGCAATCACCCGGGCTTCGTCCAGATGGATTTCCCGACCCGCAATCGGTATCGGGACGCGGTCGAGACGCTGGCGCGTGGTTCGCGGGTCAGCGAGCAGGAGATCGCGTGCCGGGTCGTGGCCGACGCGCAGGCGTGGGGGGCGCGCCGCGCGTCGGACGGCACGGGGGCGCCGATCCGTGAGGCGGATCCCGGCTATCACCTGCTGGCGGGCGGCCGCGCCGCGCTCGAGGCGTCGATCGGCTATCGTGCGCCGGTTGCGCTGTGGTGGCAGCGCCTGACGCGGCGCACCGGCCTCGGCGGCTATCTCGGCCGCATCGGGCTGTTTGCCGCGGTCTTGCTGGCGGCAATCCTGGCGTGGCTGGCGCGCGTGGGGACGCCCGGCCCCTGGCTGGTCGGGCTCGGCGTGGCCGGCCTGCTGCCGGTGCTCGACGTGGCGGTTGCACTGGTCAATCGCGGGGTGATGCGCGACATCGGCGCGAGCCCGCTGCCGGGCCTCGATCTGCTCGACGGCATTCCACCGGAATTGCGCACGATGGTCGCGGTGCCGATGCTGCTGAGTTCGGAGGCCGCGCTCGCCGAGCAGATCGAGCACCTGGAAATCCATCATCTCGCGAGCCCCGGCGGCGCGCTTCACTTCGCCTTGCTGTCCGACTGGGTGGACGCGCCGGTGCAGCGCCTCGCGCGCGACGACGCGCTGCTGGCCAGCGCCATGGCGGGAATCGATCGGCTGAACCAGCGCCATCCGGCGGCGCCGGGCGAGGCGCCGCGCTTCCTGCTGCTGCATCGCGAGCGCGTCTGGAACGCCGGCGAGCGATGCTGGATGGGCTGGGAGCGCAAGCGCGGCAAGCTCCACGAACTGAACCGCCTGCTGCGCGGCGCATCCGACACGTCATTCCTCGCCCGGCCAGGCCGGCCGCCGGTCGTGCCGGGCGAGGTGCGCTACGTGATCACGCTCGACGCCGATACGCGGCTGCTGCGCGACACCGTGCGCCGCCTGATCGGCAAGATGGCGCATCCGCTCAATCGTCCGGTGTTCGACCGGGCGAGCCAGCGCATCATCGAGGGCTACGGCGTGCTCCAGCCGCGCGTGAGCGCCTCCCTCGCCAGCGGGGACGAGGGCTCGCTGTTCCAGCGGGTGTCGTCGAGTGCGCACGGTATCGATCCCTACACGTCGGCCGTGTCGGACCTCTATCAGGATCTGTTCGACGAAGGCTCCTACGCCGGCAAGGGCATCTACGACATCGACGCGTTCGAGGCCGCGCTCGCCGGCCGCGTGCCCGACAACACGGTGCTCAGCCACGACCTGTTCGAGGGCATCTTCGCGCGGGCCGGCCTGGCCTCGGACATCGAGGTCGTGGAGGCGTTTCCGTCACGCTACGATGTGGCGGCCGCGCGTCTGCACCGGTGGGCGCGCGGCGACTGGCAACTGCTGCCGTGGCTGGTGTTCGGCCGTGGGCCGCTGCCGGCGGTCGGCCGCTGGAAAATGCTGGACAACCTGCGTCGCACGCTGACCGAGCCCGCGTGGCTGCTTGCCCTGCTGGTTGGCTGGCTGTTGCCCTCGACGCGCGCGTCGCTGGCGTGGAGCGCCTTCGTGCTGGCGACGATCGCCCTGCCGCTGTTGCTGCCCGCCCTGAGTGCGCTGCTGCCTAACTGGCGGCGCGCGCAAGTCAAGCTGACCGCCCGCAGCCTGTTCCGTGAATGGGCGGTGCAATGGGGCTTCGCCGGCTTGCGCTTCGGCCTGTCGCTCATCATGTTGCCGCAGAAGGCCTGGTCGATGGGCGACGCGATCGCGCGAACCCTGTTTCGCGTGGGGATCAGCCGGCGGCACCTGCTCGAATGGACCACCGCGGCCGAGGCGAGCGCACGCGAGCGGCCCACGCCCGGGTCCACCTACCTGCGGATGCGCGGCGGCGTGGCGCTGTCGCTGCTTGGCACGGCCGCGGTGCTGGCGGCGAGCTGGCGCCTCGATCGCCCGGCCGGCTGGCTGGTGGTGCCGTTCGCGGCGGCGTGGCTCGCGGCGCCGGCGCTTGCCTACTGGCTGAGCCGCGCGCCGAGGTCGGCCGGCGATCTGGCCGTCGCGCCCGACGACGCGCGCCAGCTGCGGCTCGATGCGCGCCGCACCTGGCGCTATTTCGAGCGCTTCGTGACGGCCGACGACCAGATGCTGCCGCCCGACAACTTCCAGGAGGATCCGAAGCCTGTCGTCGCCCACCGGACCTCGCCGACCAATCTCGGCCTGTACCTGTTGTCCACCGTCAGCGCCCGCGAGTTCGGCTGGCTCGGCACGCAGGCCGCGGTGTCGCGCCTGGAGGCGACGCTCGCGACCATGGAGCGACTGGCCCGTCATCGCGGCCATTTCTACAACTGGTACGACACGCGGAATCTGCAGCCGCTCGAACCGAGGTACGTGTCGAGCGTCGACAGCGGCAATCTCGCCGGCCATCTGATCGCGCTCGGCAACGGCTGCCGCGCGTGGGCGAATCAGGCGCATGGGGCGGGGCGGCAGGCGGTCTGTGCCGGGATCGGCGATACGCTCGCGCTGCTGCGCGAGGCGCTGGGCCGCGGCGGCGAGGTCCGCGGCATCCTGCGTGGCGAATTCGAGCAGGCCGCGGATGAACTGGCCGATGCGCTCGTCGTGGCCGGTGCGGCCGCGAACGGCGAGGAAGGCATGGCGGAGCTGCACGCTTCGCCGGCCTGGTCGACGATCCTGACGCGAGTCGCCGCCGTCGCGGACGTCGCCCGCGCGCTGATGGACGAGGCGGCGTGGATCGGCCGCGACGAAGTCGACGACGTGCTGTTCTGGGCGCAGGCGCTCGAGCACGCCGTGCAGGGCCACGACCGGGACGCGGCGAACACGCCCGGCGAGGCGGCCGCGCTCGCCGGGCGGCTGCATGCGCTGGCCGATGTCGCGCTGCGGATGGCCTATGCGATGGAGTTCGGCTTCCTGCTCGACCCGGTGCGCAAGCTGCTGTCGATCGGCTACGCGGTGGCCGACGGGCGGCTCGACCCCGGCAATTACGATCTGCTCGCCTCGGAGGCGCGGCTGGCGAGTTTCGTGGCGATCGCCAAGGGCGACGTGCCGGTCCGGCACTGGTTCCGGCTCGGCCGCCTGGCCACGCCGGTCGGGCAGGGCGCCGCGATGATCTCGTGGTCGGGCTCGATGTTCGAATACCTGATGCCGTCGCTGGTGATGCGGGCACCGGCCAGCAGCCTGATGGCCCGTACCAATCAGCTGGTGGTGCGCCGGCAGATCGCCTACGGCGACGGCCTGCGCCTGCCGTGGGGCATGTCCGAGTCGGCCTACAACGCGCGCGACATCGAGCTGACCTATCAATACTCGAGCTTCGGCGTGCCGGAGCTGGGACTCAAGCGCGATCTGGCCCAGCACCGGGTCGTCGCGCCCTATGCGAGCGCGCTCGCGGCGATGGTCGCGCCGCGGGCCGCCGCGCGCAATTTCGAGCGGCTGCGGGCCGCCGGCGCGGGCGGACGCTACGGCTTCTACGAAGCGCTCGACTACACGCCCTCGCGGGTGCCCGAAGGGCTGCCGCTCGCCGTGGTGTACGCGTTCATGGCGCATCACCAGGGCATGACGATCGTGTCGATCGCCAATGCCCTGCTGGCCGGCCGTATCCGGGCGTTCTTCCATGCCGAGCCGGCGGTCCGCGCCACCGAGCTGCTGCTGCAGGAGCGCGTGCCGAGCCGGGTCGCGGCGGTGCGGCCGCGCGTCGATGCGGGTTTCGCCGGCCGGGTTCGCGGCAGCGCCCGCACGGTCGCGCGACGCATGCAGTCGGCCGACGATCCCGCGCCCGTCACGCACCTGCTGTCGAACGGCCGCTACGCGGTGATGCTGACGTCGGCGGGTTCGGGCTACAGCCGCCGCGACGACCTTGCCGTGACGCGCTGGCACGAGGACGCGACGCGCGACGACTGGGGAAGCTACCTGTACCTGCGCGATCTCGACAGCGGCGCGGTCTGGTCGGCCGGCTGGCAGCCCACGGGGGCGGTGCCGGACAGCTACGACGTGAGCTTCACCGAGGATCGCGCGGAGTTCGTGCGCCGCGACGGCAGCCTGACGACCACGCTCGAGGTCGTGGTGTCGGCCGAGGACGACGCGGAGGTGCGGCGCATCTCGCTGGCCAATACGGGAACCCAGGCCCGCGTGGTCGAGATCACCTCCTACGCCGAGATCGTGCTGGCGCCGTCCGCCGCCGATCACGCGCATCCGGCGTTCTCGAAACTGTTCGTCGAGACCGAGTACCTGCCTGCCGTCGGCGCCATCCTGGCCACCCGCCGCCAGCGCTCGCCGAACGAGCCGCAGGTCTGGGCCGCGCACCTGACGGTGGGCGCCGGCGAGCCGCTTGGCGCGGGGCAGTTCGAGACCGACCGCATGCGCTTCATCGGCCGCGGCCGCAGCGTGCGCCAGCCGCTTGCGCTGGCTGAGCCGCGCGCGCTGGGCGGCACCGCCGGCACGGTGCTGGATGCCGTGTTTTCGTTGCGGCGGCGCTTGCGCATCGAGCCCGGCGCGAAGGCGAGCCTCGCGTACTGGACCCTGGTCGCGGATTCACGCGAACAGCTGCTGGACCTCATCGACAAATATCGGGACGGTGAGTCCTTCGCACGCGCGGCGATGCTCGCCTGGACCCAGGCCCAGGTACAACTGCGGCACAGCGCGGTGAGCCTCGACGAGGCGGCGCTGTTCCAGCAGCTGGCCGGATGCATGCTGTACAGCGACCCGCTGATGCGCCCGAATTCCGCCACGCTGCTGCGCCATGCGTCAGCGGCGGCGGCGGCCGGCGGGGTCGGCGCCGCGCCGCTCTGGGCGCACGGGGTGTCGGGCGATCTGCCGATCCTGCTGGTACGGATCGACGACATCGAGCACATCGCGATGGTGCGGCAGCTGATACGCGCGCACGAGTACTGGCACATCAAGCGGCTCGCGGTCGACCTGGTGATCATCAACGAACGCGCGGCCTCGTATGTGCAGGACCTGCAGGCCGCGCTGGAAGGCCTGGTGCGCAACCGGCCGTCGCCGGGCCAGGCCGGACGCGGCGCCGTGTTCGTGCTGCGTGCGGACCTGATGGCGGCAGCGGCGCGCTCGCAGTTCCCTGTCGTCGCGCGCGCGGTGTTCGCGGCACGCAACGGCAGGCTGGTGGACCAGCTGCGGCGCCTGACCGGCGCGCCGCTGCCGGGCCGCCCCGACCTCGCACGCGCGGCGGAGCCGCCGCGCGCGCAGCCGGCGCCCCGGGGCGCGCAGCCCGGCGCCGATCTCGAGTATTTCAACGGCATCGGCGGTTTCGCGCGCGACGGCCGTGAATACGCCGTGATCCTGCAGCCCGGCCAAAGCACGCCGATGCCATGGGTCAATGTCGTGGCGAACCCGGCCTGCGGTTTCCTGGTGTCGGCCGAGGGCGGCGGGCATACCTGGGTGACGAACAGCCGCGAGCACCCGTTGACGCCCTGGTCGAACGATCCGGTCACCGATCCGCCCGGCGAGGCCTTCTATGTCCGAGACGACGAGACCGGCATGCGCTGGGGGCCGCGGGCGAGCCCGATCCGCGACGACACGCCGGACGAGGCGCTCTACCTGGCGAACCACGGGCAGGGCTACAGCCGCTTCAGCCACGGCGCCGCCGGGATCGCCGTCGAATTGCTGCAGTTCGTGCCGCTTGCCGACCCCGTGAAGATTTCCCGGCTGAGCCTGCGAAACCTGTCGGGCCGGCCACGTCGGCTGTCGGTCGCGGCCTACGTGGAATGGGCGCTGGGAGCGTCGCGCGGTGCCGCGGCGCCGCACGTCGTGACCGAACTCGATGCGGTCACCGGCGCGGTGTTCGCGAGAAACGACTGGAGCCAGGCCTATCGCGGTCGCGTCGCCTTCGCCGATCTGGGCGGCCTGCAGACCTCGTGGACGGCGGACCGGCGCGAGTTCGTCGGCCGCAACGGCGCGCTGGGCGATCCCGCCGGCTTTCCCGGCAGCGCGGGCGCGGCGGCGCCGCTGTCGGGCCGCGTCGGGGCGGCGCTGGACCCGTGCGCCGCCTTGCTGACCACGATCGACCTCGCACCGGGCGAGACCGCCGAGATCGTGATGCTGCTCGGCGAGGGAAGCGACGTGGCGGCGGCGCGGCAACTGATCGGGCAGTATCGCCAGGCGGATCTCGATGCGGTGCTGGCCGAGGTGACGGCATTCTGGGACGAGACGCTCGGCGCGATCCGGATCGAGACGCCGGACCGCGCGATGGACCTGATGCTCAATCGCTGGCTGCTGTACCAGACGCTGTCGAGCCGGATCTGGGCGCGCGCCGGCTTTTACCAGGCCAGCGGCGCCTACGGCCTGCGCGACCAGCTGCAGGACGGCATGGCGCTGGCGGTGGCCCGCCCGGCGCTGACGCGCGAGCATCTGCTGCGGGCGGCCGCGCGCCAGTTTCCCGACGGCGACCTGCAGCACTGGTGGCTGCCGGAAAGCGGCAGCGGGGTGCGCACCCGGATCTCCGACGACCGCGTGTGGCTGGCCTACACGGCCGCGCACTATGTCGAGGTCAGCGGTGACCTGGCGGTACTCGACGTCGCGATCCCGTTTCTGGAAGGCAGGCCGCTGGCGGCCGGCGAATCCGATGCGTTCTTCATCCCCGGCGTCTCGGAAACGACCGCGTCGCTGTTCGAGCACTGCGCGCGCGCGCTGGAGCAAAGCCTGGCGCTGTTCGGCGCGCACGGGCTGCCGCTGATCGGCACCGGCGACTGGAACGACGGCATGAACCGGGTGGGCGAGGCGGGGCGCGGAGAAAGCGTCTGGCTCGGCTGGTTCCTGCACGCGACGCTGGGAGCCTTCGCGCCGCTCGCCGCGGCGCGCGGCGAGTCCGAGCGGGCGCGGCGCTGGGGCGCGCGCGCCGATGCGTTGCGCGAGGCGCTGGACGACGCGGGCTGGGATGGCGGGTGGTATCGGCGCGGCTACTTCGACGACGGCACGCCGCTCGGCTCGGCCGGCGCGGCCGGATGCGCGATCGATTCGATCGCGCAGTCGTGGAGCGTGCTGTCGGGCGCGGCGGATCCGGCGCGCGCCGCGCAGGCGATGGCGGCGCTGGACGCGCAGCTGATACGCGACGACGAGGGGCTGGCGCTGCTGTTCACGCCGCCGTTCGACCGGGCGCAGGTCGATCCGGGGTACATCCGCGGCTACCCGCCGGGCATACGTGAAAACGGCGGGCAATATACCCACGCGGCGAGCTGGTCGGTACTCGCGTTCGCGCGCCTGGGCGACGGCGAGCGCGCCGCCAGCCTGTTTGCCCTGCTCAATCCGGTCCATCGCAGCCGCACGCGCAGCGGCGCGAATCGCTACCGGGTCGAGCCGTATGTGGTCGCGGCCGATATCTATTCGGTGGCGCCGCATGTCGGCCGCGGCGGCTGGACCTGGTACACCGGCTCGGCAGGATGGCTGTATCGGGCCGGCATCGAGGGGCTGCTCGGGCTGCGCAAGCAGGGCGACATGCTGACCCTGCGCCCCTGCATCCCGCGATCCTGGCCGGGTTTCAGCGCCACCCTTCGTCACGGGGCGGCACACTATGACATCGTGATCGACAATTCGGCGTCGGTCGCCACGGGCGTGGCGCGCATCGTGGTGGACGGCGTGGCGCTCGAATCCGGCGTGACCACGCTGCGGATGGTGGACGACGGGCGGCGCCATCCGGTGCATGTGACCTTGGGCCACGCGCAGCCGGTGCTGCCGTGA
- a CDS encoding type II toxin-antitoxin system HicB family antitoxin: MEYPIYITRRGISRYRGALPDFPAVEAEGGSYAELDASALQQIVARHDGQARLVPPPTVDMSILQASGLDTGQGIWRFIEIDLGRMSSTILLVALSLPRQLVRDIDRMASELGITRDLTVSLLCEHGAGHPARGAGPDRLAPAALPEFPIM; this comes from the coding sequence GTGGAATATCCGATCTACATCACGCGGCGCGGGATATCGCGCTACCGCGGCGCACTCCCTGATTTTCCGGCGGTGGAGGCGGAAGGCGGCTCCTACGCTGAACTGGACGCGAGCGCCTTACAGCAGATCGTCGCCCGCCACGACGGACAAGCGCGCCTCGTCCCGCCGCCCACCGTGGACATGTCGATCCTGCAGGCCTCGGGGCTCGACACCGGCCAGGGGATCTGGCGATTCATCGAAATCGACCTTGGCCGGATGTCGTCGACCATCCTGCTCGTGGCGTTGTCCCTGCCCAGGCAACTCGTGCGCGACATCGATCGCATGGCGAGCGAGCTGGGCATCACGCGTGACCTGACCGTGTCGCTGCTGTGCGAGCACGGGGCCGGCCATCCCGCGCGCGGCGCCGGGCCGGACCGGCTGGCGCCGGCCGCATTGCCCGAATTCCCCATCATGTGA
- a CDS encoding FadR/GntR family transcriptional regulator has product MKNATIELPKLDAVRTESTVERIAQRLLDFLLSGAVEPGDRIPSVTRLSAQLGIARSSVREAVKLLESRGVLDVRQSSGCYFKGNDPSALFKTVEWALLFGTKDITEFVEARWHIEMLLVDLAAQRRTEADLAPIRAALDAMRDAASADAFSEADLAFHFAIAEAAHNAVLRDVLRGIRSLTLSWIGRNLSRATTAQVAYIDHVPIFEAIVARDSRAARLAMHEHMIRATQRLVQTMQPDDGAALQERITALAALPASVV; this is encoded by the coding sequence ATGAAGAACGCCACCATCGAACTGCCGAAACTCGACGCCGTCCGCACCGAATCGACCGTCGAGCGCATCGCCCAGCGCCTGCTCGATTTCCTGCTGTCGGGCGCGGTCGAGCCCGGCGACCGGATTCCGTCGGTCACGCGGCTGTCCGCGCAGCTTGGCATCGCGCGCTCGTCGGTGCGCGAGGCGGTGAAGCTGCTCGAGTCGCGCGGCGTGCTCGACGTGCGCCAGAGCAGCGGCTGCTACTTCAAGGGCAACGATCCGAGCGCGCTGTTCAAGACCGTCGAATGGGCGCTGCTGTTCGGCACCAAGGACATCACCGAATTCGTCGAGGCGCGCTGGCACATCGAGATGCTGCTGGTGGATCTGGCCGCGCAGCGCCGCACCGAGGCCGATCTCGCGCCGATCCGCGCCGCGCTCGACGCGATGCGCGACGCGGCCAGCGCCGATGCGTTCAGCGAGGCCGATCTCGCGTTCCACTTCGCGATCGCCGAAGCGGCCCACAACGCCGTGTTGCGCGACGTGCTGCGCGGCATCCGCTCGCTGACGCTGAGCTGGATCGGCCGCAACCTGTCGCGCGCCACCACTGCGCAGGTCGCCTATATCGATCACGTACCGATCTTCGAGGCGATCGTCGCGCGCGACAGCCGCGCGGCCCGGCTCGCGATGCACGAACACATGATCCGCGCGACGCAGCGGCTCGTGCAGACCATGCAGCCCGACGACGGCGCGGCGCTGCAGGAACGCATCACCGCGCTGGCCGCGCTGCCGGCCAGCGTGGTCTGA